The following are encoded in a window of Etheostoma cragini isolate CJK2018 chromosome 7, CSU_Ecrag_1.0, whole genome shotgun sequence genomic DNA:
- the LOC117947211 gene encoding 60S ribosomal protein L22 encodes MDAANFEQFLQERIKVNGKAGNLGNGVVSIERSKSKITVSSEVPFSKRYLKYLTKKYLKKNNLRDWLRVVANTKESYELRYFQINQDEEEEEDED; translated from the exons GAGCAGTTCCTCCAGGAGCGCATCAAGGTGAACGGGAAAGCCGGTAACCTGGGCAACGGTGTGGTCTCCATCGAGAGGAGCAAGAGCAAGATCACAGTGTCCTCCGAGGTGCCTTTCTCCAAAAg ATACCTGAAGTACCTGACGAAGAAGTACCTGAAGAAGAACAATCTTCGGGACTGGCTGCGCGTCGTGGCCAACACCAAGGAGAGCTACGAGCTCCGCTACTTCCAGATCAAccaggatgaagaggaggaggaagacgaagATTAA
- the ndufb11 gene encoding NADH dehydrogenase [ubiquinone] 1 beta subcomplex subunit 11, mitochondrial: MLTRVSRFGSALPRLLSKPPARFVSQSNRTSAAGSAAVTELHPAAEQAGHGEVSPYVKNPDYHGFSSDPVVDRWNMRVAFFFSISVVLVIGGTFIHYLPDHGMRQWARREAERVIQQREKAGLPVIGENYYDPNKIILAPAGEE, translated from the exons ATGTTGACCCGAGTGTCGCGGTTCGGGTCCGCTTTGCCCCGGTTACTCTCCAAACCACCGGCCCGGTTCGTGTCCCAGTCGAACCGGACTAGCGCCGCTGGTTCGGCCGCTGTGACGGAGCTGCATCCCGCCGCGGAGCAGGCTGGGCACGGGGAGGTCAGCCCTTACGTCAAG AATCCAGACTACCATGGGTTCTCCAGCGACCCTGTGGTGGACCGGTGGAACATGAGGGTGGCCTTCTTCTTCAGCATCTCGGTGGTTCTTGTTATTGGAGGAACGTTCATCCATTATTTACCAGATCACGG tatGCGCCAGTGGGCCAGAAGGGAGGCGGAGCGTGTGATTCAGCAGAGGGAGAAGGCGGGACTTCCTGTCATCGGCGAGAACTACTACGACCCAAACAAGATCATCCTGGCCCCCGCTGGAGAGGAGTAG
- the LOC117947207 gene encoding protein RCC2 homolog: MVPRLVKLFDFPGRGASQICTGYQCSFAVSEMGGLFFWGVTNTSRESTMYPKVVQDLCGWKIRSLACGKTSIIIAADESMISWGPSPTFGELGYGDNKPKSSTTAQEVKTLDGVYIEQVMMGYCHSLVIARQDTEQEKEKLKKLPEYNPRTI; this comes from the exons ATGGTTCCTCGGCTCGTCAAGCTGTTTGACTTCCCCGGACGCGGCGCCAGTCAGATCTGCACCGGGTACCAGTGTTCCTTCGCCGTCAGTGAAATGG GCGGGCTGTTCTTCTGGGGCGTGACCAACACGTCCAGAGAGTCCACCATGTACCCCAAAGTTGTGCAGGATCTGTGCGGTTGGAAGATACGCAGCCTGGCGTGTGG GAAGACCAGCATCATCATCGCTGCAGACGAGAGTATGATCAGCTGGGGCCCCTCGCCCACGTTTGGAGAGCTG GGATATGGAGACAACAAACCCAAATCCTCCACCACTGCCCAGGAGGTCAAGACCTTGGACGGCGTCTACATCGAGCAG GTGATGATGGGCTACTGCCACTCTCTGGTGATCGCCAGGCAGGACACCgagcaggagaaggagaaacTGAAAAAGCTGCCCGAGTACAACCCACGGACAATCTGA